The following are encoded together in the Tistrella mobilis genome:
- a CDS encoding Fic family protein, translated as MPDVVDDPVGAAWLMRHYGVALPGRLRVTSRIGGRRMTQTDGVVSRETWVEAMRPAPHPAAHLQFHLRHEVPHLDFLARLFAASGPDIVQNWVAEQPTGRYARRAAFLYEWLTGRMLQVPPRSGGNYVDAIDAAGLVAASPDQVQKVARWRVNDNLPGTRHFCPILVRTPAMVQAAALDVSALFKDLAAEFGEDLLLRAAAWLTLRESRSSFAIEGEADQATRIQRFADVMARRTGQGGVPLDDSALALLQRDILGEKTVIGRFGLRQSPVFIGETLHYQNLVHYVAPPAEDLVPMLDGLRSFLVKTAGQSPVMRAAVAAFGFVYIHPLADGNGRVHRFLINDLLRRDGTIPAPVILPVSAVITDDPGERRAYDQVLDEVSAPLMQAMRDQISFRPTGAMYPDGIVSDIEINDPDMARPSWRYPDLAPHVVFLARILDRTIRERMRAEARDLRRHARSRAALKEVVEMPDPQADRVLRAIEQNQGRLSNALVREMPVLGEPGLWDELVAAVKRVWEEENSPAASRRV; from the coding sequence ATGCCTGATGTCGTGGATGATCCTGTCGGCGCTGCCTGGCTGATGCGGCATTACGGCGTCGCCCTGCCGGGCCGGCTTCGGGTGACCAGCCGGATCGGCGGGCGGCGGATGACGCAGACTGACGGCGTCGTGTCCCGCGAAACCTGGGTCGAGGCGATGCGGCCGGCGCCCCATCCGGCCGCTCATCTTCAGTTTCATCTGCGCCACGAGGTGCCTCATCTGGACTTTCTGGCGCGGCTGTTCGCGGCAAGCGGGCCCGACATCGTCCAGAACTGGGTGGCGGAACAGCCGACCGGGCGCTATGCGCGTCGCGCGGCCTTTCTCTACGAGTGGCTGACCGGGCGTATGCTGCAGGTCCCGCCTCGATCCGGCGGCAATTATGTCGATGCGATCGATGCGGCGGGCCTGGTCGCGGCATCGCCCGATCAAGTACAGAAGGTGGCGCGCTGGCGGGTGAACGACAACCTGCCGGGCACGCGACATTTCTGCCCGATCCTGGTCCGGACGCCTGCCATGGTGCAGGCGGCGGCGCTGGACGTTTCGGCACTTTTCAAAGATCTGGCGGCCGAATTCGGCGAAGACCTGCTGTTGCGTGCCGCTGCCTGGCTGACTCTCAGGGAAAGCCGGTCGAGTTTTGCGATCGAGGGCGAGGCCGATCAGGCGACGCGGATCCAGCGCTTTGCGGATGTCATGGCCCGGCGCACGGGGCAAGGGGGTGTGCCGCTCGACGATTCCGCCCTGGCTCTGTTGCAGCGCGACATCCTGGGAGAGAAGACCGTGATCGGCCGCTTCGGCCTGCGCCAGTCCCCGGTCTTCATCGGCGAGACCTTGCACTATCAGAACCTCGTCCACTATGTGGCCCCGCCCGCCGAAGACCTGGTCCCGATGCTCGACGGGCTGCGCAGTTTCCTGGTGAAGACCGCGGGTCAGTCGCCGGTGATGCGGGCGGCGGTGGCCGCCTTCGGCTTCGTCTATATCCATCCGCTCGCCGACGGCAACGGCCGGGTTCATCGCTTCCTGATCAACGACCTGCTGCGGCGCGACGGCACGATCCCCGCTCCGGTTATCCTGCCGGTCTCTGCCGTGATCACCGATGATCCCGGCGAACGACGCGCCTATGATCAGGTGCTGGACGAGGTTTCGGCGCCGCTGATGCAGGCGATGCGCGATCAGATCAGCTTCCGGCCGACCGGGGCCATGTATCCGGATGGCATCGTCTCGGATATCGAAATCAATGATCCCGACATGGCCCGGCCCTCCTGGCGCTACCCGGATCTGGCCCCGCATGTCGTGTTCCTGGCCCGGATCCTGGACCGCACGATCAGGGAACGGATGCGGGCGGAAGCCCGCGACCTCCGCCGCCACGCCCGGTCGCGCGCGGCGCTGAAGGAGGTGGTGGAGATGCCCGATCCCCAGGCGGACCGCGTGCTGCGTGCGATCGAGCAGAACCAGGGCCGGCTCAGCAACGCCCTTGTCCGCGAGATGCCGGTGCTGGGCGAGCCGGGGCTGTGGGACGAATTGGTGGCGGCGGTGAAGCGGGTTTGGGAGGAGGAGAATAGCCCGGCCGCGAGCAGGCGTGTTTAG
- a CDS encoding pyridoxine 5'-phosphate synthase: MTTKLSVNLNKVALLRNQRDNGYPDVLATAKRVLRAGAHGITIHPRPDERHIRRSDVMDLAGLFATDLPEVIGAEFNIEGYPSEDFAELVNQVRPHQVTLVPDAPGARTSEEGWDFDSRAEELARGIDLVRPSGARIAVFINPDPKAPAAAKALGADRVEMYTGIYAMAWDRPDFEPAAAYVAATAQAAAEAGIGLNAGHDLNLVNLADFLSRAPACLEVSIGHAITAEALDYGWDETVRRYLDIIDGIG; this comes from the coding sequence ATGACCACCAAGCTCAGCGTCAATCTCAACAAGGTGGCGCTGCTCCGCAATCAGCGCGACAACGGCTATCCCGACGTGCTGGCGACGGCGAAGCGCGTGCTGCGCGCCGGCGCCCACGGCATCACCATCCATCCCCGACCGGACGAGCGCCATATCCGGCGCAGCGATGTGATGGACCTGGCCGGGCTGTTCGCGACCGACCTGCCCGAGGTGATCGGCGCCGAGTTCAACATCGAAGGCTACCCGTCGGAAGATTTCGCCGAGCTGGTCAACCAGGTCCGCCCGCATCAGGTGACGCTGGTCCCCGACGCGCCGGGGGCGCGCACGTCGGAAGAGGGCTGGGATTTCGACAGCCGGGCCGAAGAACTCGCCCGCGGCATCGATCTGGTGCGGCCCTCGGGCGCGCGCATCGCCGTGTTCATCAACCCCGACCCCAAGGCCCCGGCCGCGGCGAAGGCGCTGGGGGCCGACCGGGTGGAGATGTATACCGGCATCTACGCCATGGCCTGGGACCGCCCGGATTTCGAACCCGCCGCCGCCTATGTGGCCGCCACCGCCCAGGCCGCCGCCGAAGCCGGGATCGGCCTCAATGCCGGCCACGACCTGAACCTGGTCAACCTCGCCGACTTCCTGTCGCGCGCGCCCGCCTGCCTGGAAGTCTCGATCGGCCACGCCATCACCGCCGAAGCGCTGGACTATGGCTGGGACGAGACGGTGCGGCGGTATCTGGACATCATTGATGGGATAGGGTGA
- the ggpS gene encoding glucosylglycerol-phosphate synthase, with product MNRKSSLVIVYHRQPYEEEVVGDRVVYRENKSPNGIVPTLKSFFGRVPEGKGAWVAWKQVSPKRKESFERVIDIEDSYGRYSVSRLPLTADQVRMFYHVTSKEALWPILHSFPWLFRYDTTDWNTFREVNWLFAEAAAAQAEDDALVWVHDYNLWLVPGYLRRIKPSLKIAFFHHTPFPGPDVFNILPWREEIVDSLLACDLVGFHIPRYAKNFADVARALRDVQVDATTRVEDGMSPSGLALSEPEVPVAVRHKGHKVGIDAFPVGTNPNFVAKVLDTEANQTLQSEIEEELRDRRLIVAVGRTDYTKGIRETLQAFERLLERRPELHTKVKLMVVSVQAATGMRIYRDTQREVEALVGRINGRFSTLGWTPILLFSNAIPFDKLIAYYRRADVCVITPLRDGLNLVAKEYVAAKRGQEGALVLSEFTGCAVEFPQAILTNPYSDRAMDAALDQALDMAPDEARARMASMYETVRRYDVARWADHTFERFDEIGTPDEPPALKAV from the coding sequence ATGAACCGCAAGTCATCGCTCGTGATCGTCTATCACCGTCAGCCCTATGAGGAAGAGGTGGTCGGCGACCGCGTCGTCTATCGTGAAAACAAAAGCCCGAACGGGATCGTTCCGACGCTGAAGAGCTTTTTCGGCCGCGTGCCCGAAGGCAAGGGCGCGTGGGTGGCCTGGAAACAGGTCAGCCCCAAGCGCAAGGAAAGCTTCGAGCGGGTGATCGATATCGAGGACAGCTATGGCCGGTATTCGGTCTCGCGGCTGCCGCTGACCGCCGACCAGGTCAGGATGTTCTACCACGTCACCTCGAAAGAGGCGCTGTGGCCGATCCTGCATTCCTTCCCCTGGCTGTTCCGCTACGACACCACCGACTGGAACACCTTCCGCGAGGTGAACTGGCTGTTCGCCGAGGCGGCGGCCGCCCAGGCCGAGGATGATGCGCTGGTCTGGGTGCACGACTACAATCTCTGGCTGGTGCCCGGCTATCTGCGCCGGATCAAGCCCAGCCTGAAGATCGCCTTCTTCCACCACACCCCCTTCCCGGGGCCGGATGTGTTCAACATTCTGCCCTGGCGCGAAGAGATCGTGGACAGCCTGCTGGCCTGCGATCTGGTCGGCTTCCACATTCCGCGCTATGCCAAGAACTTCGCCGATGTCGCGCGTGCGCTGCGCGACGTGCAGGTGGATGCCACCACGCGGGTGGAGGATGGTATGTCGCCTTCGGGTCTGGCGCTGTCGGAACCCGAGGTGCCGGTGGCGGTGCGCCACAAGGGCCACAAGGTCGGCATCGACGCCTTCCCGGTGGGCACCAACCCGAATTTCGTCGCCAAGGTGCTCGACACCGAGGCCAACCAGACGCTTCAGTCGGAAATCGAGGAGGAACTCCGCGACCGCCGGCTGATCGTGGCGGTGGGCCGCACCGACTATACCAAGGGCATCCGCGAGACCCTGCAGGCCTTCGAACGCCTGCTGGAACGCCGGCCGGAGCTGCACACCAAGGTCAAGCTGATGGTGGTGTCGGTTCAGGCCGCCACCGGCATGCGCATCTATCGCGATACCCAGCGCGAGGTGGAGGCCCTGGTCGGGCGGATCAACGGCCGCTTCTCGACCCTTGGCTGGACACCGATCCTGCTGTTCTCGAACGCCATCCCCTTCGACAAGCTGATCGCCTATTACCGCCGCGCCGATGTCTGCGTGATCACGCCGCTGCGTGACGGGCTGAACCTGGTCGCCAAGGAATATGTGGCGGCCAAGCGCGGCCAGGAGGGCGCGCTGGTGCTGTCGGAATTCACCGGCTGCGCGGTGGAATTCCCGCAGGCGATCCTGACCAACCCCTATTCGGACCGGGCGATGGATGCCGCCCTCGACCAGGCGCTCGACATGGCGCCCGACGAGGCGCGGGCGCGCATGGCTTCGATGTACGAAACCGTGCGCCGCTACGACGTCGCCCGCTGGGCCGATCATACTTTCGAGCGGTTCGACGAAATCGGCACGCCCGACGAACCGCCGGCGCTGAAGGCGGTGTGA
- a CDS encoding HAD-IIB family hydrolase, translating to MTEHKLILATDLDGTFLGGSDEDRRALYQALQARNDALLIFVTGRDLGFIRELVAEPGMPHPDFVIGDVGTTVVAGRDFRVVDEVQAPIARAWNDAGERVKAMLSGEPGIRLQPTPFERRVSYWYEPAELETATLDKIAAAGFDWLLSADTFLDVLPKGVAKGPTLLQLVETLNLPADRVLVAGDTLNDLSLFETGLKGVAVGNSEPRLVEQLTDKPWVYRSTGHGAAGIAEAIRHFGLD from the coding sequence ATGACCGAACACAAGCTGATACTCGCAACCGACCTCGATGGCACCTTCCTCGGGGGCTCGGACGAAGACCGGCGCGCGCTCTATCAGGCGCTTCAGGCCCGGAACGACGCGCTGCTGATCTTCGTGACCGGCCGCGATCTGGGCTTCATCCGCGAACTGGTCGCCGAACCCGGCATGCCGCATCCCGATTTCGTGATCGGCGATGTGGGGACCACCGTGGTCGCCGGCCGCGATTTCCGGGTGGTCGACGAGGTACAGGCGCCGATCGCCCGGGCCTGGAACGATGCGGGCGAGCGGGTCAAGGCCATGCTGTCGGGGGAGCCCGGCATCCGGCTGCAGCCCACGCCGTTCGAGCGGCGGGTGAGTTATTGGTACGAGCCGGCCGAGCTTGAAACCGCCACCCTCGACAAGATCGCGGCCGCCGGGTTCGACTGGCTGCTCTCGGCCGATACCTTTCTGGACGTGCTGCCCAAGGGGGTGGCCAAGGGGCCGACCCTGCTGCAGCTGGTCGAAACCCTCAACCTGCCGGCCGATCGGGTTCTGGTCGCCGGCGACACGCTGAACGACCTCTCGCTGTTCGAAACCGGACTGAAAGGGGTGGCGGTCGGCAATTCCGAGCCGCGCCTCGTTGAGCAGCTGACCGACAAGCCCTGGGTTTACCGGAGCACCGGCCACGGTGCCGCCGGCATCGCCGAGGCGATCCGCCATTTCGGCCTCGACTGA
- a CDS encoding NAD(P)H-dependent glycerol-3-phosphate dehydrogenase, whose amino-acid sequence MPVITPFRRVAVIGGGAWGSALAMVAERAGRETRLWIREAEAVAAIRAGGRNPFLPDHDMPAGISVTGDMGQALDGADLALLVIPSQFLRAMAAEVERHAAPGMPVVICSKGIERDTGLLMTQVIAEVMPGRPQAVLSGPSFAAEVAEGQPTAVTIASADVQPLDDDEDGPLDPESMGAALVASLAARVAVTLGTTSFRPYLSDDLTGVEVGGAVKNVLAIACGIAAGRGLGSNPRAAIITRGLAELKRLAQALGGRRETVTGLAGIGDLTLTCSSEQSRNFTFGLALGRGATPDEALAGKSAVVEGAVNAETVTALARRLGVEMPISEAVHAIIRGRLDIDAAMTALLTRPIRAESRALEPVVAIDHPATRASDLETTDA is encoded by the coding sequence GTGCCCGTCATCACCCCGTTCCGGCGGGTGGCGGTGATCGGCGGCGGCGCCTGGGGCAGCGCGCTCGCAATGGTGGCGGAACGGGCAGGGCGTGAGACCCGTCTGTGGATCCGCGAAGCCGAGGCCGTGGCGGCGATCCGCGCCGGCGGCCGCAATCCCTTTCTTCCAGACCACGACATGCCGGCCGGGATTTCCGTCACCGGCGACATGGGGCAGGCGCTCGACGGCGCCGATCTGGCCCTGCTGGTCATCCCCTCGCAATTCCTGCGGGCGATGGCGGCAGAGGTGGAGCGCCATGCCGCACCGGGCATGCCGGTCGTGATCTGCAGCAAGGGGATCGAACGCGACACCGGCCTGCTGATGACCCAGGTGATCGCCGAGGTCATGCCCGGCCGCCCCCAGGCGGTGCTCTCCGGCCCCAGTTTCGCGGCCGAGGTGGCCGAGGGCCAGCCCACCGCCGTCACCATCGCCTCGGCCGATGTTCAGCCGCTGGACGATGACGAGGACGGGCCGCTCGACCCTGAAAGCATGGGGGCGGCGCTGGTCGCCTCGCTGGCGGCGCGGGTGGCGGTGACGCTTGGGACCACCAGTTTCCGGCCCTATCTCTCCGACGACCTGACCGGGGTCGAGGTCGGCGGCGCGGTCAAGAACGTGCTCGCCATCGCCTGCGGCATCGCCGCCGGGCGGGGGCTGGGCTCCAATCCGCGCGCGGCGATCATCACCCGCGGGCTGGCCGAGCTGAAGCGGCTGGCCCAGGCGCTGGGCGGCCGGCGCGAGACCGTCACCGGTCTTGCCGGCATCGGCGATCTGACGCTCACCTGCTCCAGCGAGCAGTCGCGCAATTTCACCTTCGGCCTGGCGCTGGGCCGCGGCGCCACGCCCGACGAGGCGCTGGCCGGCAAGTCGGCCGTGGTCGAAGGGGCCGTGAATGCCGAGACCGTCACCGCGCTGGCCCGCAGGCTGGGCGTCGAGATGCCGATCTCGGAAGCGGTACACGCCATCATCCGGGGCCGGCTCGATATCGATGCCGCAATGACCGCCCTGCTCACCCGCCCGATCCGGGCCGAAAGCCGCGCGCTGGAGCCGGTGGTCGCGATCGACCACCCCGCCACCCGCGCGAGCGATCTCGAGACGACGGACGCCTGA
- a CDS encoding alpha-amylase family glycosyl hydrolase — MQWWRGAVIYQVYPRSFQDTNGDGVGDLPGVTRRLGHLAALGVDAVWISPFFKSPMADFGYDVENYREVDPLFGTLDDFDVMLAEAHRLGLKVVIDMVLSHTSQRHRWFQESRRSRENARADWYVWADPRPDGTPPNNWLSMFGGSAWTWEPRRRQYYLHNFLTDQPDLNLHLPAVQDALLDECRFWLNRGVDGFRLDACNCLTHDPQLRNNPPRPDDMPPTEAVTPSNPYNYQRHLYNKSQPETLGFLRRLRALTDEYGDILLIAEIADDDSLKVMRDYAGPKAPLHTAYSFALLGPEFDPRHVTGAVDAFHADGIDGRPGRDGWPSWAFSNHDVERVVSRWGGRDAPPEFAKALIALLCSLRGTVFLYQGEELGLPEADVPYEQLKDPYGLNFFPDFAGRDGCRTPMPWEDGDRHAGFSTVDGWLPIPNDHLLRAVAAQAADPQSVLSFTRHFLRWRKARPELVTGDIDIVEATEHMICLVRSLNGRRLMVAIELAGRGGSVALAGEVDEVDEDHRLALGWVEGDRVTLPPYGAVFAWLRD, encoded by the coding sequence ATGCAATGGTGGCGAGGTGCGGTGATCTATCAGGTGTATCCGCGCAGCTTCCAGGATACGAACGGGGATGGTGTCGGTGATCTTCCGGGTGTTACCAGGCGATTGGGGCACCTGGCGGCATTGGGCGTGGACGCCGTCTGGATTTCGCCCTTCTTCAAGTCCCCGATGGCTGATTTCGGCTATGACGTCGAGAACTATCGGGAAGTCGACCCGCTATTCGGAACGCTCGACGATTTCGATGTGATGCTGGCAGAGGCGCACCGGCTGGGGCTCAAGGTCGTGATCGACATGGTGTTGAGCCACACCTCGCAGCGCCACCGCTGGTTTCAGGAAAGCCGGCGCAGCCGCGAAAATGCCCGCGCCGACTGGTATGTCTGGGCCGATCCGCGCCCCGACGGTACGCCACCCAACAACTGGCTGTCGATGTTCGGCGGCAGTGCCTGGACCTGGGAACCGCGGCGGCGGCAATACTATCTGCACAACTTCCTGACCGATCAGCCCGATCTGAACCTGCACCTGCCCGCGGTGCAGGATGCCCTGCTCGACGAATGTCGCTTCTGGCTGAACCGCGGCGTCGACGGCTTCCGACTGGATGCCTGCAACTGCCTGACCCATGACCCGCAATTGCGGAACAACCCGCCGCGCCCCGACGACATGCCGCCGACCGAGGCGGTGACGCCCTCCAATCCGTACAACTATCAGCGGCATCTTTATAATAAATCACAACCGGAAACCCTTGGGTTCCTCAGGCGCCTGCGCGCGCTCACCGATGAATACGGCGATATTCTGCTGATCGCAGAGATCGCCGACGACGACAGCCTGAAGGTGATGCGCGACTATGCCGGGCCGAAGGCGCCGCTTCATACCGCCTATTCCTTCGCCCTGCTCGGCCCGGAATTCGATCCGCGCCATGTGACCGGTGCGGTCGACGCCTTTCATGCCGACGGCATCGACGGCCGGCCGGGGCGCGACGGCTGGCCCAGCTGGGCGTTCAGCAACCATGATGTCGAGCGGGTGGTCTCGCGCTGGGGCGGGCGGGATGCGCCGCCGGAATTCGCCAAGGCCCTGATCGCGCTGCTCTGTTCGCTGCGCGGCACGGTCTTCCTCTATCAGGGCGAGGAACTGGGCCTGCCCGAGGCGGACGTGCCCTATGAACAGCTGAAGGATCCCTACGGGCTCAACTTCTTTCCCGATTTCGCCGGCCGCGACGGCTGCCGCACGCCGATGCCCTGGGAGGATGGCGACCGCCATGCCGGCTTTTCCACCGTCGACGGCTGGCTGCCGATCCCCAACGACCATCTGCTGAGGGCGGTGGCGGCCCAGGCGGCCGACCCGCAATCGGTGCTGTCCTTCACCCGCCATTTCCTGCGCTGGCGCAAGGCCCGGCCCGAGCTTGTGACCGGCGACATCGACATCGTCGAGGCCACCGAGCACATGATCTGCCTGGTGCGCAGCCTGAACGGCCGCCGGCTGATGGTGGCGATCGAACTGGCCGGCCGCGGCGGATCGGTGGCACTGGCGGGCGAGGTGGACGAGGTGGACGAGGATCACCGCCTGGCGCTGGGCTGGGTGGAGGGTGACCGCGTCACCCTGCCGCCCTATGGTGCGGTTTTCGCCTGGCTGCGCGACTGA
- a CDS encoding GFA family protein: MDDKIPGTCRCGAVTFEVEGRPLITMACHCHECQHMTGSAFSLSSLYLSDRFRVTSGTPVARRVGQMATHHFCPDCASWLFTRPDGMDELVNVRATLLADAAGFRPFMETWTADKLPWATTPATHSYPGFPPMDAWPALLAEFAGTPATPGS, translated from the coding sequence ATGGATGATAAAATTCCCGGAACCTGCCGCTGCGGCGCGGTGACCTTCGAGGTCGAAGGCCGGCCGCTGATCACCATGGCCTGCCATTGCCATGAATGCCAGCACATGACCGGCAGCGCCTTTTCGCTCAGCAGCCTTTATCTTTCCGACCGCTTCCGGGTGACCTCGGGCACGCCGGTGGCGCGGCGGGTGGGGCAGATGGCCACGCATCATTTCTGCCCGGACTGCGCCAGCTGGCTGTTCACCCGCCCCGACGGCATGGACGAGCTGGTGAACGTGCGCGCCACCCTGCTGGCCGACGCGGCCGGCTTCCGCCCGTTCATGGAAACCTGGACCGCGGACAAACTGCCCTGGGCCACCACCCCCGCCACCCACAGCTATCCGGGCTTCCCGCCGATGGACGCCTGGCCGGCCCTGCTGGCCGAATTCGCCGGTACGCCAGCGACGCCCGGATCCTGA
- a CDS encoding TetR/AcrR family transcriptional regulator, with translation MTSTVADAPRQRRGRLRFESILDAAESVLQQRGTTEISLPEVAAAAGVPPASLYHYFPNTRVLLFELARRYMEKFEVLAEEEVDHDRLEAWTDLFRIHCDRALDFYRSHPVAMRLLLGPESGWQIRSADLSANRQIGEIQYDRLLRHFVVPDSDELARALPVSMTIGDAIWALSFARDGDVMPEMAAESLRARIAYLRLYIAENTPKRVHPLGG, from the coding sequence ATGACGTCGACGGTCGCAGACGCGCCCAGACAACGGCGTGGAAGGCTGCGTTTCGAGAGCATTCTCGACGCGGCGGAAAGCGTGCTCCAGCAGCGGGGCACCACCGAAATCAGCCTGCCCGAAGTGGCGGCGGCGGCAGGCGTGCCGCCGGCCTCTCTCTACCACTACTTTCCCAACACGCGGGTGCTGCTGTTCGAGCTGGCCCGGCGGTACATGGAGAAGTTCGAGGTTCTGGCCGAAGAGGAGGTCGATCACGACCGGCTCGAAGCCTGGACCGATCTGTTCCGCATTCATTGCGACCGGGCGCTCGATTTCTATCGCAGCCATCCGGTGGCGATGCGGCTGCTGCTGGGGCCGGAAAGCGGCTGGCAGATCCGATCGGCCGATCTGTCCGCCAACCGGCAGATCGGCGAAATCCAGTATGACCGGCTGCTGCGCCATTTCGTGGTGCCCGACAGCGACGAGCTGGCCCGCGCCCTGCCCGTCTCCATGACCATCGGCGATGCGATCTGGGCGCTGTCTTTCGCCCGCGACGGCGATGTGATGCCCGAGATGGCCGCGGAATCGCTCCGCGCCCGCATCGCCTATCTGCGCCTCTACATTGCCGAGAACACGCCCAAGCGCGTCCATCCCCTGGGGGGTTGA
- a CDS encoding aminotransferase class IV: MTDQNETGTGRFAGGAAWVRGRFVPMDEAVLPVTDWGFTRSDVVYDVVHVHDGAFFRLQDHLDRFERAMARRRLKPAEDRAAIEAILHRCVALAGLSHAYVAMACSRGRPRVAGSRRPEDCDNHLIAYAIPWIDVIPKDVQARGAHLWIAGTPRVPDASVDPTVKNYQWSDLTSGLLEAHDEGYDTAILFDRDGFLTEGPGFNVFIVSGDRVLTPDRGALQGITRKTVLELCDGLGLEGRVAPITREMLDEADEVFTTTTAGGVMPVSRVGGRILGNDRPGPVTMRLYDAYWAAHADPRYATPVLPLDATAGLEAA; this comes from the coding sequence ATGACTGATCAGAACGAGACCGGGACCGGCCGCTTCGCCGGCGGCGCCGCCTGGGTCCGCGGCCGTTTCGTGCCGATGGACGAGGCCGTCCTGCCCGTCACCGACTGGGGCTTCACCCGGTCGGACGTGGTCTATGACGTGGTCCATGTCCATGACGGCGCCTTTTTCCGCCTGCAGGACCATCTGGACCGCTTCGAGCGGGCCATGGCCCGCCGCCGGCTGAAGCCGGCCGAGGACCGGGCGGCGATCGAGGCGATCCTGCATCGCTGTGTGGCGCTGGCGGGGCTGTCCCATGCCTATGTCGCCATGGCCTGTTCGCGCGGCCGGCCGCGGGTTGCGGGCTCGCGCCGCCCGGAAGACTGCGACAACCATCTGATCGCCTATGCCATCCCCTGGATCGACGTGATCCCCAAGGACGTTCAGGCCCGCGGCGCGCATCTGTGGATCGCCGGCACACCGCGCGTGCCCGATGCCTCGGTCGACCCCACGGTCAAGAACTACCAGTGGAGCGACCTGACCTCGGGCCTGCTGGAGGCCCATGACGAGGGGTACGACACCGCGATCCTGTTCGACCGCGACGGCTTCCTGACCGAGGGGCCGGGCTTCAACGTGTTCATCGTCTCGGGCGACCGGGTGCTGACCCCCGATCGCGGCGCGCTCCAGGGCATCACCCGCAAGACGGTGCTGGAACTGTGCGACGGGCTGGGCCTTGAGGGCCGGGTGGCGCCGATCACGCGCGAGATGCTGGACGAGGCCGACGAGGTCTTCACCACCACCACCGCCGGCGGGGTGATGCCGGTGTCGCGGGTGGGTGGCCGGATCCTGGGCAATGACCGGCCGGGCCCCGTGACCATGCGGCTCTACGACGCCTATTGGGCGGCCCATGCCGATCCGCGCTATGCAACGCCGGTGCTGCCGCTGGACGCGACCGCCGGGCTGGAGGCCGCCTGA